The following are encoded in a window of Vespula pensylvanica isolate Volc-1 chromosome 2, ASM1446617v1, whole genome shotgun sequence genomic DNA:
- the LOC122627264 gene encoding dysbindin protein homolog, translated as MFGSLRNKFQTVQEGLSASIRGLTVVENPKQKKTVRSRNVNYDAGADVLHHFQLQWNELHELAEINAAKAQEVDTLVTNIYGKLEYEWNNITCLNNTLAIIPQINNGIQNLMDQIGTLEEMFEEVEGALYKLEDLNEMIDLQSRQLDHRFQLALYKEKRLSEINSVKAKLANEHIDRVSKHEQKQQVMLKERQETFDEVFKGELEAYKATGYIPKIPTTKEGPSLDEIVLDVDSQMFDEFLEN; from the exons ATGTTTGGATCTTTGCGTAATAAATTCCAGACAGTACAAGAAGGTTTATCCGCTAG TATACGAGGTTTAACAGTAGTAGAAAATCCTAAACAGAAAAAAACTGTTAGATCAAGAAATGTTAATTATGATGCAGGTGCAGATGTTTTACATCATTTTCAGTTACAATGGAACGAATTACATGAATTGGCGGAAATAAATGCAGCTAAAGCTCAAGAAGTTGATACTCTTGTAACTAACATTTATGGTAAATTGGAATACGAATGGAATAATATAACATGTTTAAACAACACTTTAGCTATAATTCcacaaataaataatggaATACAAAATCTCATGGATCAAATAG GAACACTGGAAGAAATGTTTGAAGAAGTCGAAGGAGCTTTGTATAAATTAGAAGATCTTAATGAAATGATAGATTTACAGAGCAGACAACTGGATCACAGATTTCAGTTGGctttatataaagagaaaagattatcAGAAATCAATTCTGTAAAAG caaaATTAGCAAATGAACATATTGACAGAGTATCAAAGCATGAACAGAAGCAACAAGTAATGTTAAAGGAACGACAAGAAACTTTTGATGAAGTTTTTAAAGGAGAATTAGAAGCTTATAAAGCAACAGGATATATACCTA AAATACCAACAACTAAAGAAGGTCCATCTTTGGATGAAATAGTATTGGATGTAGATTCTCAAATGTTTGATGAATTCTTAgagaattga